The Centroberyx gerrardi isolate f3 chromosome 12, fCenGer3.hap1.cur.20231027, whole genome shotgun sequence genome has a window encoding:
- the ecm1b gene encoding extracellular matrix protein 1: MGWSWALVCACAFVLIFASSASEDGPIIEQREVTFDIDKILQEMNQPEPDLMQKEMDLTDLLDPIEMNQQEPDIMQKEVDLTEFLDPRGGSRAADPGLSQVDVTMDTDFTPRGRRPMFGPRSFGGPPMLDYRVQFPPGQPTYANLPAICVHGDRRPRYSDTYFPQSGFGQLKRRAEAVNNAESGFSVCCKGQQTWTQEEMLCCTTQAWTQAVESFCRQDTAVKDRVYHCCKQSGSDRLNCFQRDAPNPDYLPTEEVPVPAITSAPNFLFDPSTCQRTELTPHSVRGKKQRKPLPSAPQNVDISFPPGRPTAADIESLCRYRKLRPRYDLKCLPRKGYGWLARQSKTINRVERGFKQCCKRQQEVFTCADGKWREEMDRFCGEEKGGRMNFTCCEKAEGQERYDCFQASAPHPGYDVDLSAAPAATPQDPSLSQICDTHKIIKKKFSVGLPIQSFVNQCCPLSPDQKSSCITEKLVKMSESQCSARKPSSPAVRRCCRISSQTSSQCLSKILMDAISKATNASRQKKKKCPLS; this comes from the exons agatgAATCAGCCAGAGCCTGATCTCATGCAGAAAGAGATGGACTTGACCGATCTCCTCGATCCCATAG AGATGAATCAGCAAGAGCCTGATATTATGCAGAAAGAGGTGGACTTGACAGAGTTCCTCGATCCCAGAG GGGGCTCCAGAGCGGCCGACCCAGGTCTGTCCCAGGTTGATGTCACCATGGATACAGATTTCACACCTAGAGGAC GTCGACCAATGTTTGGGCCCCGTTCTTTCGGTGGTCCTCCCATGTTGGACTATCGCGTTCAGTTCCCCCCCGGCCAGCCGACCTATGCCAACCTCCCGGCCATCTGTGTCCACGGCGACCGCCGCCCTCGCTACTCGGACACCTATTTCCCCCAGTCCGGTTTTGGCCAGCTGAAACGCAGGGCGGAAGCCGTCAATAATGCCGAGTCCGGGTTCAGCGTGTGCTGCAAGGGGCAGCAGACGTGGACACAGGAAGAGATGCTGTGCTGTACCACACAGGCG TGGACGCAGGCGGTAGAGTCCTTCTGTCGGCAAGACACGGCGGTGAAGGATCGTGTTTACCACTGCTGCAAACAGAGCGGCAGTGACAGGCTGAACTGCTTCCAGCGGGACGCTCCGAACCCCGACTACCTGCCCACAGAGGAGGTGCCAGTGCCAGCAATTACTTCTGCACCCAACTTCTTGTTTGACCCCAGCACGTGCCAGAG GACGGAGTTGACTCCACACAGCGTCAGAGGAAAGAAGCAGAGGAAGCCACTGCCATCTGCTCCCCAAAACGTCGACATCAGCTTTCCTCCTGGACGGCCCACCGCAGCTGACATTGAATCACTCTGCCGCTACCGCAAGCTCCGCCCCCGCTACGATCTCAAGTGCCTGCCGCGCAAAGGCTACGGCTGGCTGGCTCGTCAATCGAAGACCATTAATCGTGTGGAAAGGGGATTCAAACAGTGTTGCAAAAGGCAGCAGGAGGTTTTCACCTGTGCTGATGGGAAG TGGCGTGAGGAGATGGACAGGTTCTgcggggaggagaagggggggaggaTGAACTTCACATGTTGTGAGAAGGCTGAGGGTCAAGAGCGATACGACTGTTTCCAAGCCAGTGCTCCTCACCCGGGTTACGATGTGGACTTATCGGCTGCCCCTGCTGCCACCCCTCAGGACCCCTCCCTCAGCCAAATCTGTGATACTCACAAGATCATCAAGAAGAA GTTCAGTGTTGGCCTTCCTATCCAGAGCTTTGTGAATCAGTGCTGCCCTCTGTCTCCAGACCAGAAGAGTTCATGTATTACGGAGAAG CTTGTGAAAATGTCAGAGAGCCAGTGTTCAGCGAGGAAGCCTTCCTCCCCAGCTGTCCGCCGGTGTTGCCGCATCTCTTCCCAAACTTCTTCACAATGCCTCTCCAAAATACTCATGGATGCCATCTCCAAGGCAACCAATGCATCACgccagaagaagaaaaagtgcCCTCTCTCTTAA
- the LOC139914893 gene encoding phosphatidylinositol 4-phosphate 5-kinase type-1 alpha-like, producing MATAGTADSGSTAPTGPSSTRKVASPEMPGSSGTTQSMKKTIGHRGVETTTGETTYKKTTSSALKGAIQLGITHTVGSLSQKAERDVLMQDFVVVESIFFPSEGSNLTPAHHYSDFRFKTYAPIAFRYFRELFGIRPDDYLYSLCNEPLIELSNSGASGSLFYVSSDDEFIIKTVQHKEAEFLQKLLPGYFMNLNQNKRTLLPKFYGLYCVQAGGKNIRIVVMNNLLPRIIPMHLKYDLKGSTYKRRASPKEREKAVPTHKDLDFIQDLPDGLLLEADNYNALSKTIQRDCLLLQSFKIMDYSLLVGIHNLDQASRERERGGGHSGDSGGSEGAVTPDQRRPQAQKSLYCTAMESIQGEARGKGALESEDHMGGIPARNTKGERMLVYIGIIDILQSYRFIKKLEHSWKALVHDGDTVSVHRPGFYAERFQQFMCNTAFKKIPLKPSPSKKSRGGGQGGLRRAPTLGAPTPLSHAAGQSAVDSRLVYHSHLKSTDSEGDSGMQSGRPDLVPRTPPLVGGSADCEANLSTSSLGSTGLASSSPPLRSVGVEVHKSAYTDHDQGASRSIEAEAIGDNSGNLSGNEDVVSLSDIIPETNICF from the exons ATGGCGACCGCTGGAACAGCAGACTCGGGATCAACAGCCCCGacag GGCCCAGCAGCACCCGAAAAGTGGCTTCTCCAGAG ATGCCTGGCTCTTCAGGCACGACTCAGAGTATGAAGAAGACCATTGGACACCGAGGCGTTGAGACCACCACAGGAGAAACCACCTATAAAAAG ACCACGTCATCTGCCCTAAAAGGTGCCATCCAGTTGGGCATTACTCACACAGTTGGCAGCTTGAGCCAAAAGGCTGAGAGGGATGTCCTTATGCAGGACTTTGTGGTGGTCGAAAGCATCTTCTTCCCCAG tgaaggCAGTAACCTGACTCCTGCTCATCACTACAGTGACTTTCGTTTTAAGACCTATGCTCCTATTGCCTTTCGTTACTTCAGAGAACTATTTGGCATCCGGCCAGATGACTACCTG TATTCGTTGTGTAACGAGCCACTGATCGAGCTGTCTAACTCCGGAGCCAGTGGCTCCCTCTTCTACGTGTCTAGTGATGATGAGTTCATCATCAAGACTGTTCAGCATAAAGAGGCAGAGTTCCTCCAGAAACTCTTGCCCGGATACTTCATG AATCTAAACCAAAACAAGCGGACCCTGCTACCCAAGTTCTACGGGCTGTACTGCGTCCAGGCTGGCGGCAAGAACATCCGTATCGTAGTGATGAACAATCTGCTGCCTCGGATCATCCCCATGCACCTCAAATATGACCTGAAGGGCTCCACTTATAAGAGACGAGCCTCGCctaaggagagggagaaggctgTGCCGACGCACAAAGACCTGGACTTTATCCAGGACTTGCCTGATGGCCTGCTGCTGGAAGCTGACAACTACAATGCCCTCAGCAAGACCATCCAGAGGGACTGCCTG CTCCTACAGAGTTTCAAGATCATGGATTACAGTCTGTTGGTGGGCATACACAACCTGGACCAGGCCAGTCGAGAGCGGGAGCGCGGTGGGGGGCATTCGGGGGACAGTGGGGGGTCGGAGGGGGCAGTGACCCCAGATCAGCGCCGGCCACAAGCCCAGAAAAGTCTGTACTGCACAGCCATGGAGTCCATCCAAGGAGAAGCTCGAGGGAAAGGAGCCTTGGAATCAGAAGACCA CATGGGGGGGATTCCAGCTCGCAATACTAAAGGAGAGAGGATGCTGGTCTACATCGGCATCATTGACATTCTACAGTCCTACAG ATTTATCAAGAAGTTAGAGCACTCCTGGAAGGCCCTGGTCCATGATGGG GATACTGTCTCGGTTCACAGACCTGGCTTCTATGCTGAACGGTTCCAGCAATTCATGTGTAACACAGCGTTTAAGAAAATTCCAT TAAAGCCTTCCCCATCTAAGAAGAGTCGTGGTGGCGGTCAGGGGGGGCTTAGGAGGGCTCCCACCTTGGGAGCTCCTACCCCTCTGTCCCACGCAGCAGGACAGTCAGCTGTTGACTCCAGACTGGTCTACCACAGCCATTTGAAAAGCACAGACTCAGAGGGAGACAGCG GCATGCAGTCGGGCAGACCGGATCTGGTGCCAAGGACCCCTCCACTGGTGGGAGGCTCTGCTGACTGTGAGGCCAACCTGTCCACCTCATCACTAGGCAGCACAGGacttgcctcctcctctcctcccttacG GTCTGTAGGGGTGGAGGTGCACAAATCTGCGTACACAGACCACGACCAAGGTGCTTCCCGCAG TATTGAGGCAGAGGCGATCGGGGACAATTCGGGCAACCTGTCTGGAAATGAAGACGTAGTGTCGCTATCGGACATCATCCCCGAGACCAACATCTGTTTT TAA
- the LOC139914921 gene encoding serum amyloid P-component-like, which translates to MEKFLLLMVLFATCYAAPQDLSGKVFVFPKETSTAHVKLLTSSSSSFISVTACLRFFTDLSRQYSLFSLATPSHSNDFLIIKINSKDVIDIWARDSITNFLAVSLERNTWHSMCATWTSDTGVAQLWVDGKPTVKRFIHSGRPITGPPITILGQEQDSYGGGFDATQSFIGMLSDVHMWDYVLSPSEIQLYMDDMNFTPGNIFNWRALEFQITGQILVEEKQESRIQQ; encoded by the exons ATGGAGAAGTTCTTACTTCTGATGGTGCTGTTTGCAACATGTTATGCAGCACCTCAAG ATCTCTCAGGCAAAGTGTTCGTCTTTCCTAAAGAGACCAGCACAGCTCATGTCAAACtactgacatcatcatcatcatcattcatctcTGTGACAGCCTGCCTCAG ATTCTTCACAGATCTCAGCAGACAATATTCGCTCTTCTCTTTGGCTACTCCGTCCCACAGCAATGACTTTTTGATTATCAAAATAAACTCAAAGGATGTGATTGACATTTGGGCTCGGGACAGCATCACAAACTTCTTGGCTGTGTCCTTGGAACGTAACACCTGGCACTCCATGTGCGCCACCTGGACCTCCGACACCGGGGTGGCTCAGCTGTGGGTGGACGGCAAGCCGACCGTCAAAAGATTCATCCACTCCGGACGTCCCATCACCGGGCCTCCCATCACCATCCTCGGCCAAGAGCAGGACTCGTACGGCGGGGGTTTTGATGCTACCCAGTCTTTCATCGGCATGCTCTCTGATGTCCACATGTGGGACTATGTGCTCTCGCCCAGTGAGATCCAGCTCTACATGGATGACATGAACTTCACTCCAGGGAATATCTTCAACTGGAGAGCGCTGGAGTTTCAGATCACAGGGCAAATCCTGGTGGAAGAGAAGCAGGAAAGCAGAATACAGCAGTGA
- the LOC139914920 gene encoding C-reactive protein-like gives MEKLLLLMVLFATCYAAPQDLSGKAFVFPKQTSTAHVKLLTNKSKFNSVTACLRFFTDLSRQYSLFSLATPSHSNDFLIFKINSKDEIDASVRGKNARFLAVSLERNAWHSMCATWTSDTGVAQLWVDGKPTVKRFIHSGRPITGRPITILGQEQDSHGGKFDAQQSFIGMISEVHMWDYVLSPSEIQLYMSSDHFIPGNVFNWRELEFEIKGLVLVEDEHRLEISPIPIRSDTWRLY, from the exons atGGAGAAGCTCTTACTTCTGATGGTGCTGTTTGCAACATGTTATGCAGCACCTCAAG ATCTCTCAGGCAAAGCGTTCGTCTTTCCTAAACAGACCAGCACAGCTCATGTCAAACTACtgacaaataaaagcaaattcaACTCTGTGACAGCCTGCCTCAG ATTCTTCACAGATCTCAGCAGACAATATTCGCTCTTCTCTTTGGCTACTCCGTCCCACAGCAATGactttttgatttttaaaataaactCAAAAGATGAGATTGACGCATCTGTTCGGGGCAAGAACGCACGCTTCTTGGCCGTGTCCTTGGAACGGAACGCCTGGCACTCCATGTGCGCCACCTGGACCTCCGACACCGGGGTGGCTCAGCTGTGGGTGGACGGCAAGCCGACCGTCAAAAGATTCATCCACTCCGGACGTCCCATCACCGGGCGTCCCATCACCATCCTCGGCCAAGAGCAGGACTCTCACGGCGGGAAGTTCGATGCTCAACAGTCTTTCATCGGCATGATCTCTGAGGTCCACATGTGGGACTATGTGCTCTCGCCCAGTGAGATCCAGCTCTACATGAGCAGCGACCACTTCATTCCAGGGAATGTGTTCAACTGGAGAGAGCTGGAGTTTGAGATCAAAGGGTTAGTACTGGTGGAAGACGAGCACCGCTTAGAAATAAGCCCAATACCCATTAGGAGTGACACATGGCGGCTCTACTAG